TGCCTGCAGGCGCACTGGTGGCGGATCAGTTCGCTCGGCGACGTCAGCTTCCTGTTCACCGCGATCTGCGCCATGCCGGCCCGGGTGTTCGCCGAGATCGGCCCGTTCCACGAGGGACTGCGGCAGACCGAGGAGGTCGAGTACGGCGAGCGGCTCGCCGGCCGGTACCCGATCCGGCTCACCGACGCCATCCACGGTCGGCACCGGGACGACGACCGGCTCTGGCCGATGCTGCGCAAGGTGTTCCACCGCAGTCGACTGCGGATGCCGCTCTACGCGCACCGCCGTCGCGCCGCGCAGGGCTTCGAGACCGCGGCCCGGATGTGGGCCGCCGTCGCGGCGCTGCTCGGCACGGTGGCGCTGCCGCTGCCGCTGCTGGTCGGGCCGGCGGGAGCGCTGGCGTCGCTGGCGGCGGTCGCGGCGTTCCTCGCCTGTGACGTCGGCATGTACCGGTTCGTGGCGCGGCGGCGCGGCCCGGGACTGCTGGTCGCGTTCGTCGGGGTGCAGTGGCTGATCAACCTGGCGATCGCCGCCGGGGCGGGTGCCGGGGCGGTGCAGTGGCTCTGCTCCCGCTCCTTCCGCGACCTCTACGCCGGCGGCCCGCGCCCGGCCGACCGGGTGCCGGCATGACCGTGCTCGCCGACCCGACCGACCCGCGGGCGACGCCGGCCGGTGCGCCGCGCCGGTGGTGCCGGGCCACCCGGCTGGTGTACGCGGCGGCGCTGGGCTGGCTGCTCCTCACCGCCGCGCACCGGGCGTTGACCGGGCGCTGGTGGTTCTGGCTGCTGCCGGACCTGGTACCGCCGGCCGCGTACCTGCTGGTGCCGGTGGCGCTGGCGGCGGCCGTGGCGGCGGCGCGGACGCTGCGCCGGCCGCTGCCCGGTCGGCCGGCGGTGACGGTGCTGGCCGCGGCGGCCACCGCGCTCGTGCTCGGCCTGCCCGACGCCGGCCTCAACCGGTACGCCTTCGCGTCCCGTCCCGCCCCGCCGCCGGGGGCGCTCACGGTGGTCGCCTGGAACACCGGCTACTGGGACCAGGACGACGATCCGGAGGCGTTCCTGCGGTTCCTGGTCGCCCTGCGGGCCGACGTCTACCTGCTGCAGGAGCACCTCTACTGGGACGCCGCCGCCGGGCTGGCCGGCGCCCGGCCCGTCCCCGACCCGGACCGGCTGCGCCGCGCGTTCCCCGGCTGGACCGTGGTGGCCCGGGGTGAGCTGCTCACCCTGTCCCGCTTCCCGGTGGTCGGGCAGCCGGCGATCGGTCCCGACGTCGCGGCCGGCCCGGACACCGACTTCGGGCGGGTCTTCACCACCGCCAAGGTGCTCCGCACCGACCTGCGGGTGGGTGCCCGGGTGCTGTCGGCGTACAACGTGCACCTGCCGGTGCAGGTGAACCTGGCGCCGGCGCGTTTCCTGGCGTTCGTGCGGGAGCGCGACGCGGCCCGCCGGGCGCAGCTGGCCGGGCTGGGCGCGGACGTCGCCGCCAACCCGAACCCGGTGCTGGTGGCCGGGGACTTCAACACCACGCCCGCCATGGGCGACCTGCGCGGGCTGCGCGACCGGCTGCGCGACGCGGCGGACGCCGGATCGGACGGGTACCCGACGAGCTGGCCGGCCGGTCGGCTGCCCGCGGCCTGGCGGCTGGACTGGACGCTGACCTCGCCCGCCGTGCGGGCGCACCGGTACGCGCTGGGCGATCCGCACGGGCTCTCCGACCACCGCACCCAGACCACGCTGATCTCACTGCCGGAGGCGTCATGAGCCAGCTACCGACCGTCTCGGTGGTGATCCCGGTGTACAACGCCGCGAAGACACTGCGCCGCTGTCTGGAATCGGTGGCGGCGCAGACCCACCCGCCGGTGGAGGTGCTGGTCGTCGACGACGGCAGCACCGACGGGTCGCGGGCGGTGGCGGCCTCGGCCGGGGTACGGGTGCTGGCCCAGCCGGTCAACGGCGGGGTGTCCGCCGCCCGCAACGCCGGGGTGGCGGCCAGCACCGGCGAGGTGGTCTTCTTCGTCGACTCCGACGTCGCGCTGGCGCCGGACGCGATCGGCAACGCCCTGGCGGTGCTGGCCGACGATCCGCGGTGCGGCTGCGTCTACGGCGTCTACGCCCCGACGCCGCTGATCGACGACGGCCCCGTCGAGCGGTACCGGGTGCTGCACCTGCACTCCGCGCTGACCCGGGCCGTCGGACCGGTCGACACCGCCGTGTTCGCGCTCGCCGCCGTCCCCCGGGCGGTGCTGCGGGAACTCGGCCCGTTCGACGAGAACCTGCGCAGCGCCGAGGACGACGAGTACAGCGAGCGGCTGCTGACCGGCTACCGGATCCGGCTCACCGACACCGTCGTCGGCTGGCACGACGAGGCGGACCGGCTGCTGCCCCTGCTCGGTGAGCAGTACCGTCGGGCCCAGCTGCTGCCCTGGTCGCTGCGCAACCGCTACCGCCGCCGGGGCCTGGCGCTGAACCCCACCGTCGGGGTACTCGCCGCCGGGCTGACCGTGCTCACCCTGCCGGCCGCGTTCCTCGGCCCGTACGGGCCGGCGGTGCCGGCGGCCTGCCTGGCCCTCTTCACCGCCGCCGACCCACCACTGGTGGCGTTGCTGCGCCGGTCCGGCGGGACCGGGTTCTGCGTCCAGGCCCTCGGCGTGCACCTGCTGGTCAACGTCGCGCTGATCACCGGTGCCGTGGTGGGGCTGGTCCGGGCCACGTTGGACCCGTCGTTCGGGCCGTCGTCGCGTACCGCCGCCCGTCCCCTCGACTCGACGAAAGGAAGGTGAGGTGGTGGCCGTCTCCGCCCCCCTCGTCTCGGTCATCGTGCCCAACTACAACTACGCCCGTACCCTGCGACTCTGTCTGGCGGCCCTGGCCCGGCAGACCCACCGGCCGGTCGAGGTGATCGTGGTCGACGACCACAGCACCGACGACTCGGTGGCGGTCGCGCGGTCCTTCCCCGGCGTGCGGCTGCTGCGTACGCCGGTCAACAGCGGACCCTCGGTGGCGCGCAACGTCGGCGCGGAGGCCGCCACCGGCGAGGTCCTGATGTTCGTCGACTCGGACGTGGCGCTGGCGCCGGACGCGGTCGCCACCGCGGTCGCGATCCTGCGCGCCGAGCCGGGCGTCGGCGCGGTCTGCGGGAACTACGACACGGTCCCGCTGATCGACGGCACCTTCACCAAGGACTACCGCAACCTGTACCGGCACTGGTACTTCCACGTCGCCGAGGGGAGCATCACCGGTTTCCTGTCCACCGCGATCCTGGCCGTGCCGGCCCGGATCTGGGCCGAGGTGGGCCCGTTCAACCCGCGACTGACCCAGAGCGAGGGCGCCGACGTCAGCGAACGCCTCACCGCCCGGTACGAGGTACGGATGACCAGCCGGGTGATCGGCCGGCACGACGACGACGCGACGCTGCGGATCGCGCTGGGCAAGGTGTTCACCCGCACGCGGGTGCACATCCCGTTCTTCCTGCACCGGCGCCGGGTGGTGGGGGTGGTCACCTCCACCGAGTCGGGCACCGGGCTGGCGTCCTGGCTGGCCGCCGCCACCGTGCCGCTGCCCCTGCTGGCCGGTCCGGGGTGGGCCGCCGTACCGCTGCTGCTGCTGGCGCTGTGGCTGCTGCGCGACGCCCGGATGTACCGCTACGTGCGCGCGGCGCGCGGCCTGCGCTACACGGTCGCCTTCGCCGCCCTGCACCTGGTGGTGAGCCTCACCATCGGGGTGGGGGTGGCGGTGGGCCTCGTCCAGTGGCTGCTCTCGCGCCGGTTCCGCCGCCTCTACGAGGAGCCGGCGGTGGCCGCGTGACCGCCGTGCAGGCCCCCGTCGACCCGGCCCCGGTGCACAGCCGGCCGGGCCCGGCCGGCCGCCGGGTACGGGTCCGCGTCGGGCGGACGGTGACCGCGCTCGCCGGGGCGTGGCTGGCGTTCGTGGTGGCGCACCGGCTGCTCAGTGGCCGCTGGTGGCTGTGGCTGGCGCCGGAGCTGGTCCCGCCGGTCGCGTTCGTCGGCGTGCCGGTCCTGCTGCTGGTGCTGGGCCTGCTCGCCCGCGGGTTCCGCGCCCGGGTGGCGCTGCTCGCGGTGGCCGGGCTGCTGCTCGGCGGGGACCTGGCGGGGCTCAACCCGGCGGTGCTGACCACCCCGCCGCCCGCCCCACCGGACGCGCTGCACCTCGTCTCGTGGAACACCACGGTGTGGAACGCCACCGACGACCCGGACGTCTTCTACCGCTCGCTGACCGGCCGGCACGCCGACATCTACCTGCTCCAGGAGTACAAGCCGGACGACGACCCGGCGCGACGCGACGCCGACCTGGCCCGGCTGCGCCGCGAGTTCCCCGGCTACCAGGTGGTGCTGCGCGGCGAACTGGTCACCGTGACCCGGTTCCCGGTGGTCGGGGTGGTCGCGTTGCCGGCCGATCCACCGGCCGGTTCCGACTGGCGCACCGACTACTGGGAGGTGAAGTCGCTCCGTACCGACCTGCTCGTGCGGGGCCGGACCGTGTCGGTCTACAACACGCACATCCTGGTGCCGCTGGACCTGAGCAGTCCGCTGCGCGAGCTGTTCTACCGGCGTCGGCACGAGTTCTTCCAGCGCCGGGAGACGCAGTACCGGGCGCTCGCCGCGGACCTCGACCGCAACCCGAACCCGGTGCTGGTCGCCGGTGACCTCAACACCAGCCCCGCCATGGCCGACCTGCGCCGGCTCACCGACCGGCTCACCGACGCCGGGCGGGCCAGCGGGTCGGCGTACCCGACGTCGTGGACGATCGCCGGGCGGCGCTGGTGGCGGCTGGACTGGACGTTCGTCTCCCCCGACTGGACGGTGCACCGCTACCGGCTGCGGGACGCCGGGGACATGTCCGACCACCGGATGCAGGACGTCCGGCTCTCGCTCGGTGGTGCCCGGTGAACCGGGCCCGGGTCCTCGGGGCGGTGCGGGTGGTCGGCTACGCCGCGGTGCTGGCCTTCCTCGGCTGGCAGGTGTGGCGGGTGCGGCACGGCATGGCTGACAGCCTGCGGGCCGTCGGCTGGGCGCCGCCCTCGCCGCCGGGGTGCTCGCGGCGGTCGGCGGGGTGCCCGGCTTCGTCGGCTGGCGGGTGCTGCTGGCCGGGCTGGGCACCCGGCTGTCGCTGCGCGACGCCACCCGGGTCTACTTCCTCGCCGGCCTGACCCGCTACCTGCCCGGCGGGGTGTGGCCCACGGTGGCGCACGCCGCCATGGCCTGACCGCTGCGCCAGCCGCCGGCCCGGCTCGCCGCCGCGTTCCTGGCCAGCCAGGGCCTCGCCGCCGTCTCGGGTGTGCTGGTCGGCGTCCTGGCGCTGCCCTGGCTGGTCGCGCGGAGTCCCTGGTGGTGGCTGCTGCTGCCGGCCGGCCTGGCCGCCGCGGCGCCGGTGCTCGCCCCGGGCCTGCTCGCCCGGCTGCTCGGGGCCGCGGCCCGGCTACTGCGCCGCGGCGACGCCGGACCGTTGCTGCCCGGCCGTCCGACGCTGCTGAGGGCGACCGGGCTGATGGTGCTCGGCTGGCTGATCAGCGGGCTGCACGTCACCGTGCTCGCCGTCGCCCTCGGGGCCGATACCGGTGCGGCGCTGCCGCTGGGCGTCGGCGGCTTCGCCCTCTCCGTGGTCGCCGGCCTCTGCGCCGTGGTGCTGCCGACCGGGTTGGGCGTCCGCGAGGTGGCGCTCGCGCTCACCGTGGCCGCCCTGGTCGGCGGCCCCGACCTGGTGACCCTCGTCGCGTTGAGCCGGGTGCTGCTCACCGTCGGCGACATCGGCTCCACCGCCGTCGTGCTCGCCCTGCTCGCGGCCACCGGCCGCCGCCCGACCGGCCCTGGAGAACCGCCCGATCCCGCCGACCCGCCCGATCCCGCCGACCCGCTGTCCCGGCCGACTCCCGCCGGCCCGGCCGGTGCCGCCGGCCCGCTACCCCGCCCGACTTCCACCGACCACCTCGAAGGAGCGCCCTCATGACCGCCACCGACCTGCCCTCCGACCGGCTGCCGGCCCCGCCCCGGGTCACCGGCGGCGGGCTGCGCGGCGCGACCCGCCGGCTGCGCAGCGCGTTGAGCACCGCCTCCGGCGTCGAGGTGCTCTCCACCCTGCCGTTCCTCGCCGGACCCCTGGCCCGCCTCGAGCGCCGACCGCTGCTGCACGGACTGGTGCTGTCCGCGTTCGGGCTGCGCCGGCCGCTCTTCGTGGACTTCCCGGTCCGGCCCGAGCCGCGCTTCGGCTACGGCCGCCCCGACCACCCCGCCCTCACCGCCCTGCTCGACCGGCGACGGGAGGCGTACGTCGACACCC
The Micromonospora sp. R77 DNA segment above includes these coding regions:
- a CDS encoding glycosyltransferase family 2 protein: MPAHTPTVSVVVPNYNHANSLPLTLPALLAQTHPATEIVFVDDRSTDDSVAVAEALGVPVVSTPRNGGPALARNVGAARARGEILLFVDSDVELPPDTVERAVRLLADDPAAGAVCGTLDEVPLVRDSLVQECRCLQAHWWRISSLGDVSFLFTAICAMPARVFAEIGPFHEGLRQTEEVEYGERLAGRYPIRLTDAIHGRHRDDDRLWPMLRKVFHRSRLRMPLYAHRRRAAQGFETAARMWAAVAALLGTVALPLPLLVGPAGALASLAAVAAFLACDVGMYRFVARRRGPGLLVAFVGVQWLINLAIAAGAGAGAVQWLCSRSFRDLYAGGPRPADRVPA
- a CDS encoding endonuclease/exonuclease/phosphatase family protein, producing MTVLADPTDPRATPAGAPRRWCRATRLVYAAALGWLLLTAAHRALTGRWWFWLLPDLVPPAAYLLVPVALAAAVAAARTLRRPLPGRPAVTVLAAAATALVLGLPDAGLNRYAFASRPAPPPGALTVVAWNTGYWDQDDDPEAFLRFLVALRADVYLLQEHLYWDAAAGLAGARPVPDPDRLRRAFPGWTVVARGELLTLSRFPVVGQPAIGPDVAAGPDTDFGRVFTTAKVLRTDLRVGARVLSAYNVHLPVQVNLAPARFLAFVRERDAARRAQLAGLGADVAANPNPVLVAGDFNTTPAMGDLRGLRDRLRDAADAGSDGYPTSWPAGRLPAAWRLDWTLTSPAVRAHRYALGDPHGLSDHRTQTTLISLPEAS
- a CDS encoding glycosyltransferase family 2 protein encodes the protein MSQLPTVSVVIPVYNAAKTLRRCLESVAAQTHPPVEVLVVDDGSTDGSRAVAASAGVRVLAQPVNGGVSAARNAGVAASTGEVVFFVDSDVALAPDAIGNALAVLADDPRCGCVYGVYAPTPLIDDGPVERYRVLHLHSALTRAVGPVDTAVFALAAVPRAVLRELGPFDENLRSAEDDEYSERLLTGYRIRLTDTVVGWHDEADRLLPLLGEQYRRAQLLPWSLRNRYRRRGLALNPTVGVLAAGLTVLTLPAAFLGPYGPAVPAACLALFTAADPPLVALLRRSGGTGFCVQALGVHLLVNVALITGAVVGLVRATLDPSFGPSSRTAARPLDSTKGR
- a CDS encoding glycosyltransferase family 2 protein, translating into MAVSAPLVSVIVPNYNYARTLRLCLAALARQTHRPVEVIVVDDHSTDDSVAVARSFPGVRLLRTPVNSGPSVARNVGAEAATGEVLMFVDSDVALAPDAVATAVAILRAEPGVGAVCGNYDTVPLIDGTFTKDYRNLYRHWYFHVAEGSITGFLSTAILAVPARIWAEVGPFNPRLTQSEGADVSERLTARYEVRMTSRVIGRHDDDATLRIALGKVFTRTRVHIPFFLHRRRVVGVVTSTESGTGLASWLAAATVPLPLLAGPGWAAVPLLLLALWLLRDARMYRYVRAARGLRYTVAFAALHLVVSLTIGVGVAVGLVQWLLSRRFRRLYEEPAVAA
- a CDS encoding endonuclease/exonuclease/phosphatase family protein — protein: MTAVQAPVDPAPVHSRPGPAGRRVRVRVGRTVTALAGAWLAFVVAHRLLSGRWWLWLAPELVPPVAFVGVPVLLLVLGLLARGFRARVALLAVAGLLLGGDLAGLNPAVLTTPPPAPPDALHLVSWNTTVWNATDDPDVFYRSLTGRHADIYLLQEYKPDDDPARRDADLARLRREFPGYQVVLRGELVTVTRFPVVGVVALPADPPAGSDWRTDYWEVKSLRTDLLVRGRTVSVYNTHILVPLDLSSPLRELFYRRRHEFFQRRETQYRALAADLDRNPNPVLVAGDLNTSPAMADLRRLTDRLTDAGRASGSAYPTSWTIAGRRWWRLDWTFVSPDWTVHRYRLRDAGDMSDHRMQDVRLSLGGAR